One region of Malania oleifera isolate guangnan ecotype guangnan chromosome 6, ASM2987363v1, whole genome shotgun sequence genomic DNA includes:
- the LOC131158497 gene encoding putative UPF0481 protein At3g02645 produces MTSKFDEHQWILQIRQRLEEKLEEDGDIQLVCIFSVPKSLFCRDPHSYMPQQVALGPYHHWRPELYGMERYKVAAAKRVQKQLQSHEFQNLVDQLIKLESRIRECYHMYIDFNGETLAWMMALDASFLLEILQSYGIVKEEREIVRVSSGKSQLVDHTRRKSAYNATLRDMIMLENQIPLFILRKVMEFRFSSQEPTDDMLLSMLIGFCNELSPFKMMEKFPKIQVSDSSHMLDFLYHIITPEVEEPSVAITVEYQDEPKEEKNGWFGDTSYIKQLFEQTWNLLSRLNIGLIQSIRKVLTSGAVKVILKAPWKLISNLPGFTFLKLVVEYLLLAQDKEAVKPENGSSSSNSNIYKPPLVEEIAIPSVTQLSKSGVRFSPTNGGISTVGFNIKTATIYLLIVSVDVNTEVVLRNLVAYEASNASGPLVFTRYTELMNGIIDTEEDVRRLRERGIILNHLKSDLEVANLWNGMSKSIRLTRVPFLDKVIEDVNKHYNSRWKVKADKFMKRYVFGSWKILSLLAAIMLLLLMSFQAFCSVYNPRIFQVKST; encoded by the coding sequence ATGACTTCAAAATTCGATGAGCATCAGTGGATCCTTCAAATCCGCCAGAGGCTGGAGGAAAAGCTCGAAGAGGATGGAGATATCCAGCTTGTCTGCATCTTCAGTGTCCCTAAATCTCTTTTTTGTCGTGATCCCCATTCGTATATGCCACAACAAGTTGCTCTCGGACCTTACCATCATTGGCGTCCGGAGCTCTATGGCATGGAGCGATATAAGGTTGCCGCCGCCAAAAGAGTTCAGAAGCAGCTCCAAAGCCATGAGTTTCAAAATCTTGTCGATCAACTGATCAAGCTGGAATCGAGGATTCGAGAATGCTACCATATGTATATTGATTTCAATGGTGAAACCTTGGCGTGGATGATGGCCTTAGATGCTTCCTTCTTGCTTGAGATCCTTCAAAGCTATGGCATCGtcaaagaagaaagggaaatagTGCGAGTTTCCTCGGGGAAGTCACAGTTGGTAGATCATACTCGGAGGAAATCAGCTTACAACGCGACTCTTAGAGATATGATAATGCTTGAGAACCAAATTCCTCTTTTCATATTGAGGAAGGTGATGGAATTCCGATTCTCGTCTCAAGAACCTACGGATGACATGCTTCTTTCCATGTTGATCGGGTTTTGTAACGAGCTTTCGCCTTTCAAGATGATGGAAAAGTTTCCGAAAATCCAAGTTTCAGATAGTTCCCACATGCTCGACTTTTTGTACCATATCATCACACCCGAAGTCGAAGAACCATCTGTTGCAATCACGGTCGAATACCAAGATGAaccaaaagaagagaaaaatggaTGGTTTGGGGATACAAGTTACATAAAGCAACTCTTTGAGCAGACATGGAACTTGCTTTCAAGATTAAACATTGGTCTAATACAATCCATAAGAAAAGTGTTGACGTCAGGAGCAGTTAAAGTCATACTTAAAGCACCTTGGAAACTCATCTCTAACCTTCCTGGCTTTACCTTCTTGAAGTTAGTTGTTGAATATTTATTGTTAGCCCAAGACAAAGAGGCAGTGAAACCAGAAAATGGGAGCTCTAGCTCCAATAGTAACATTTACAAGCCCCCATTAGTGGAAGAAATAGCAATACCTTCTGTCACCCAGCTCTCAAAATCCGGAGTTCGCTTTTCGCCCACAAATGGTGGCATATCAACCGTTGGATTTAACATTAAAACGGCTACAATTTACCTCCTTATTGTCAGTGTAGATGTAAACACTGAGGTTGTTTTGAGAAACTTGGTAGCATACGAGGCATCGAATGCATCGGGGCCGTTGGTTTTTACCCGTTACACAGAACTAATGAATGGGATAATCGACACGGAGGAGGATGTGAGACGACTTCGAGAAAGAGGGATCATTTTGAACCATTTGAAGAGTGATCTAGAGGTGGCCAACCTGTGGAATGGTATGAGCAAGTCCATCAGATTGACAAGAGTGCCATTCCTGGACAAGGTGATTGAAGATGTGAACAAGCACTACAACAGCAGATGGAAGGTAAAAGCTGATAAATTTATGAAGCGCTATGTGTTTGGCTCATGGAAAATTCTCTCATTGTTGGCTGCAATTATGCTTTTGCTGCTAATGAGTTTCCAGGCTTTTTGTTCTGTGTACAACCCTCGTATATTTCAGGTCAAAAGCACTTGA